A part of Humidesulfovibrio mexicanus genomic DNA contains:
- a CDS encoding AAA family ATPase, which translates to MAKSDLLIQMVKAALTSDRESLEKSVQAVIADERNKQHHSVADRLSVALRTTPNFRRLSLPADTPRLGGPSIDSQDGRNFLGEHTPRRRLSDLFLPQTCREQCQEVIEEHGRADLLRAHGLEPRNRILLAGSPGNGKTTLAEALAYEIGITYFVVRYETIIGSFLGETSTRLKRVFDYAKTRPCILFFDEFDTLGKERGDTHETGEIKRVVSSLLLQIDDLPSYTIVISATNHPELLDRAVWRRFQIRIELPKPNKSQSASFISSFFTRFQEYNTELTSRIADKLIGLSYSELEEFCLNIQRKHILALGNQSLKDIVAEQLRLWSHQYSLPQKGKKQDPTK; encoded by the coding sequence ATGGCTAAAAGTGACCTCCTCATCCAAATGGTCAAAGCCGCTCTGACCAGCGACCGAGAATCACTCGAAAAGAGTGTACAAGCTGTCATTGCTGATGAGCGAAACAAACAGCATCACAGCGTTGCCGATAGACTCTCGGTAGCATTGCGTACAACCCCAAACTTTCGACGTCTATCCCTTCCAGCAGATACCCCTCGCCTTGGTGGGCCATCAATCGACAGCCAAGATGGAAGGAATTTCCTCGGAGAACACACTCCAAGACGACGCCTTAGCGACCTCTTTTTACCTCAGACATGCAGAGAACAGTGTCAGGAGGTAATTGAAGAGCATGGGAGGGCTGACCTTCTCCGCGCTCATGGCCTCGAACCAAGAAACAGAATCTTGCTTGCTGGCTCTCCAGGGAACGGCAAAACCACTCTGGCCGAAGCTTTAGCATACGAAATCGGAATCACTTATTTCGTCGTCAGATACGAAACAATTATTGGCTCGTTTCTTGGTGAGACATCCACTAGACTTAAGCGTGTTTTTGACTACGCCAAAACGCGCCCTTGCATCTTATTTTTCGACGAATTTGACACGCTCGGAAAAGAAAGAGGGGACACTCACGAGACAGGTGAAATTAAGCGTGTTGTAAGCTCACTACTTCTGCAAATCGACGACTTGCCAAGTTACACGATAGTAATTTCAGCAACAAACCATCCAGAGCTACTTGACAGAGCCGTATGGCGTCGGTTCCAAATTCGTATCGAACTTCCAAAACCAAACAAATCTCAATCAGCTTCATTTATCAGCTCTTTCTTTACTCGGTTTCAAGAATACAACACTGAGTTGACTAGCAGAATTGCAGACAAACTCATCGGACTTAGCTATTCAGAACTAGAAGAGTTCTGTCTTAATATCCAAAGAAAGCACATCCTTGCTTTGGGCAATCAATCATTGAAAGATATCGTAGCTGAACAACTCCGACTGTGGTCACACCAGTATTCTCTTCCGCAAAAGGGCAAGAAGCAAGACCCAACGAAATAG